A genomic region of Bacillota bacterium contains the following coding sequences:
- a CDS encoding CoB--CoM heterodisulfide reductase iron-sulfur subunit A family protein gives MSEEKSLGSILVVGGGISGLTTALEAAETGYEAYLIEKTPSMGGRVAQLNQYFPKLCPPTCGLEINYQRIRKNQKVKYLTLSEVESISGTPGNYEVTVKVNPRYVNDNCTNCGACTEACPVERPNEYNFGIDTTKAIYLPHQMAFPMRYVIDGKACKGAECGKCVEACKYNAIELDMQPETITLKVGSVVFATGWNPYDPTRLGNLGFGTATNVITNMMMERYAAKNGPTGGKIVRPSDGQAPQSVAFVQCAGSRDENHLSYCSYICCMASFKQATYIREQYPDAKIYIYYIDLRAPGRYEKFLNKIESDENIHFIKGKVARIVEDPDTGDVIVEAEDIINGGKKIRQNVSMAVLATGMQPSTAENKLPVDLKYDENGLILDEPDGSGIYATGCARRPVDVTTSVKDATGAALKAIQTMVRR, from the coding sequence ATGTCTGAAGAAAAAAGTTTAGGGAGTATTCTAGTTGTCGGAGGAGGGATAAGTGGTTTAACTACCGCGCTTGAGGCCGCGGAGACAGGCTACGAAGCATACCTTATCGAGAAGACTCCATCCATGGGTGGAAGGGTAGCTCAGTTAAATCAATATTTCCCGAAGCTCTGCCCGCCGACATGCGGCCTTGAAATCAACTATCAAAGGATCCGCAAAAACCAGAAGGTTAAATACCTAACATTATCCGAAGTAGAGAGTATTTCGGGAACACCTGGGAACTACGAGGTAACGGTTAAGGTAAATCCAAGATATGTAAATGATAACTGCACGAACTGTGGTGCGTGCACTGAGGCATGCCCGGTTGAAAGGCCAAATGAATATAACTTTGGCATCGATACTACAAAAGCGATTTACTTACCGCACCAGATGGCATTCCCAATGCGATATGTGATAGATGGTAAAGCGTGCAAGGGAGCGGAGTGTGGCAAGTGCGTCGAGGCATGTAAGTACAACGCAATTGAGCTGGATATGCAGCCAGAAACTATTACTCTAAAAGTTGGTTCAGTTGTCTTTGCGACTGGTTGGAATCCATACGATCCCACAAGGTTAGGAAATCTAGGGTTCGGGACAGCAACTAACGTCATCACCAATATGATGATGGAAAGATACGCTGCGAAGAATGGGCCAACAGGAGGCAAAATAGTTAGGCCATCCGACGGTCAGGCTCCGCAGAGCGTAGCTTTCGTCCAATGTGCTGGGTCAAGAGATGAGAACCACCTCTCATATTGCTCTTATATATGCTGCATGGCTTCTTTTAAACAGGCTACTTATATAAGAGAGCAATACCCGGATGCAAAAATTTATATATATTACATAGACCTTCGTGCTCCAGGCAGATACGAGAAATTTCTTAATAAAATAGAAAGTGATGAGAATATTCACTTTATAAAGGGCAAGGTAGCAAGAATAGTCGAAGACCCAGATACAGGCGATGTAATTGTCGAAGCCGAAGACATAATAAACGGCGGCAAGAAAATACGCCAGAATGTTAGCATGGCGGTGTTGGCTACAGGAATGCAGCCATCGACCGCCGAAAATAAGCTGCCCGTTGACCTTAAATATGATGAGAACGGGTTGATTCTCGATGAACCCGATGGGTCGGGGATTTACGCTACCGGTTGCGCTAGAAGGCCGGTCGATGTTACCACGAGCGTAAAAGATGCTACCGGAGCAGCTCTGAAGGCTATTCAAACTATGGTGAGGAGGTAG
- the aprA gene encoding adenylyl-sulfate reductase subunit alpha yields MEKEVNNFQYVEKPEVVEIETDILLIGGGMAGAGAAYEACRWATPKGLKVTMVDKAAVDRSGAVAQGLSAINTYIGENDVQDYVRYVRGDLMGIIREDLVWDLGRVVDDSVHLFEEWGLPIWKKGDDGFSMDGFQARDAGKPLLKDGGTPVRSGRWQIMINGESYKAIVAEAAKKALEYNRAATGQDQNLYERVYCTRLLLDANIPNRVAGVIGFSVREHKVYVIKANAILNASGGAVNVFRPRSVGEGMGRAWFPVWNSGSGYAMGIQAGAELTLMENRFVPMRFKDGYGPVGAWFLFFKATATNALGEDYCVKYADKLKELYAPYDTPVTTNLRNAAAMWDMQAGNGPILMHTDKALQAMAQQMDPKRLKHLEAEAWEDFLDMTIAQAGLWAANNVEPEKVPSELMPSEPYLLGSHAGCAGFWVSGPGDIPGAPAEWSWGYNRMSTVDGLFMAGDVVGASGHKFSSGSHAEGRIAGKSMVAWCLDHADYKPTIKESIDELVAEIYLPMEIYGKYKSYTTAPDNIDVNPHYIRPRMMQFRLMKIMDEYVGGVSTWYTTSKTMLEEGLRRLTMLKEDSARMAAQNLHELLRCWENYHRIWAAEAHARHILFREETRYPGYYFRGDFPKIDDANWKCFNNSKYDPNTGEWVNFKKDYVQIVS; encoded by the coding sequence ATGGAGAAAGAAGTCAACAACTTTCAATACGTTGAAAAGCCAGAAGTTGTCGAGATAGAGACCGATATTCTTTTGATCGGCGGCGGTATGGCTGGTGCTGGCGCAGCTTATGAGGCTTGCCGCTGGGCTACCCCAAAAGGCCTTAAGGTCACCATGGTTGACAAAGCAGCAGTTGACAGAAGCGGTGCTGTTGCACAGGGTCTTTCAGCTATCAACACCTACATCGGCGAAAACGATGTTCAGGATTACGTAAGATATGTTAGAGGCGACCTGATGGGTATCATCAGAGAGGACCTCGTATGGGATCTCGGTCGCGTTGTAGACGACTCCGTACACCTCTTTGAGGAATGGGGTCTTCCGATTTGGAAAAAAGGTGACGATGGTTTCTCGATGGACGGTTTTCAGGCACGCGATGCCGGAAAACCATTGCTGAAAGATGGAGGAACCCCAGTTCGTTCCGGTAGATGGCAGATCATGATCAACGGTGAGTCCTACAAGGCGATCGTTGCTGAGGCTGCCAAGAAAGCTCTAGAGTACAATAGGGCTGCGACCGGTCAGGATCAGAACCTCTATGAAAGGGTTTACTGCACAAGGCTACTACTTGATGCTAATATCCCGAATAGGGTTGCCGGTGTAATTGGCTTTAGCGTAAGAGAGCACAAGGTATATGTTATTAAGGCAAACGCCATCCTCAATGCTTCCGGCGGCGCTGTAAACGTATTTAGGCCAAGGTCGGTTGGTGAAGGTATGGGCCGTGCATGGTTCCCAGTTTGGAATTCTGGTTCCGGTTATGCGATGGGAATCCAGGCAGGCGCAGAGCTAACCCTTATGGAGAACCGTTTCGTCCCAATGAGGTTTAAAGATGGTTACGGTCCTGTTGGTGCATGGTTCCTCTTCTTTAAGGCTACTGCAACCAATGCTCTTGGTGAGGATTATTGCGTAAAGTATGCAGACAAGCTAAAAGAGCTTTATGCTCCTTATGATACTCCAGTTACCACCAACCTCCGTAACGCTGCGGCTATGTGGGATATGCAGGCTGGCAACGGCCCAATCCTGATGCATACCGACAAGGCGCTGCAGGCTATGGCTCAGCAGATGGATCCGAAGAGGTTGAAACACCTAGAGGCCGAGGCATGGGAGGACTTCCTCGATATGACAATTGCACAGGCCGGTCTCTGGGCTGCAAACAACGTCGAGCCGGAGAAAGTCCCATCCGAGCTTATGCCGTCTGAGCCGTATCTACTTGGCTCGCACGCTGGATGCGCAGGCTTCTGGGTAAGTGGTCCTGGCGATATCCCGGGTGCTCCTGCTGAGTGGTCATGGGGCTACAACAGGATGTCAACAGTTGATGGCCTCTTCATGGCTGGCGACGTAGTTGGCGCATCAGGCCACAAGTTCTCCTCAGGTTCACACGCTGAGGGTCGTATTGCCGGTAAGTCAATGGTTGCATGGTGCCTCGATCATGCTGACTACAAACCGACTATCAAAGAAAGCATTGATGAACTAGTTGCCGAGATCTACCTCCCGATGGAGATTTATGGCAAGTATAAATCATACACAACCGCTCCGGATAACATCGACGTCAACCCGCACTACATCAGGCCAAGAATGATGCAGTTCCGTCTCATGAAAATTATGGACGAGTACGTCGGTGGAGTTTCAACCTGGTACACAACCAGCAAAACCATGCTTGAGGAAGGCCTCAGGAGACTCACCATGCTCAAAGAGGATTCCGCAAGAATGGCTGCCCAGAATCTCCACGAGCTGCTTCGCTGCTGGGAGAATTACCACAGGATTTGGGCTGCTGAGGCTCACGCACGTCACATCCTCTTCAGGGAAGAGACAAGGTATCCAGGATACTATTTCAGGGGCGATTTCCCGAAGATCGACGACGCCAACTGGAAATGCTTCAACAACTCGAAGTACGATCCGAACACTGGCGAGTGGGTAAACTTCAAGAAGGATTACGTACAGATCGTATCCTAG
- the aprB gene encoding adenylyl-sulfate reductase subunit beta → MPSFVMTEKCDGCKGQDKTACMYICPHDLMVLDKERMKAYNQEPEQCWECYNCVKICPQQAIEVRAYADFAPLGASVIPMRGTDSIMWTVKFRNGTLKRFKFPIRLTPEGSIDPYAGKPEPNYDDIKKPGLFTQTADQVAVK, encoded by the coding sequence ATGCCCAGTTTCGTAATGACTGAGAAATGTGACGGGTGCAAAGGACAAGACAAGACTGCTTGCATGTACATTTGCCCTCACGACCTGATGGTTCTCGACAAAGAGAGAATGAAAGCTTACAACCAAGAGCCAGAGCAGTGCTGGGAGTGCTACAACTGCGTAAAGATCTGCCCGCAACAGGCAATTGAGGTAAGGGCCTACGCAGACTTCGCTCCGCTTGGCGCAAGCGTTATCCCGATGAGGGGTACCGACTCCATTATGTGGACCGTTAAATTCAGAAACGGCACACTCAAGAGGTTCAAATTCCCAATCAGGTTAACCCCAGAAGGTTCAATCGATCCGTATGCAGGGAAACCAGAGCCTAATTATGACGACATCAAGAAACCCGGTTTGTTTACTCAAACAGCCGATCAAGTAGCAGTAAAGTAA
- a CDS encoding sulfurtransferase TusA family protein gives MANIKADQVLDCKGDVCPMPILKTKKAMDSLSSGQVLQMMSTDPGSHNDLLSWCERTGNELIEKEDSGGVFTYYVRKK, from the coding sequence ATGGCAAATATAAAGGCGGACCAGGTTTTGGATTGCAAAGGCGATGTATGCCCAATGCCGATCCTGAAGACGAAAAAGGCAATGGATAGCCTGTCATCGGGCCAGGTTCTGCAAATGATGAGCACTGATCCAGGGTCTCATAATGACCTGCTTTCCTGGTGTGAGCGCACCGGCAATGAGCTAATTGAAAAAGAAGATAGCGGCGGTGTTTTTACATACTACGTCAGGAAAAAATAA
- a CDS encoding MFS transporter: MINTIRPVHKNASLWIIFATTFISTMGVNLIAPALPATAAALNIPKVNLGWLITTFTLPGLLLTPLIGMLADKYGRKQVLAPSLIVFGLAGSGCFLAKSSEMLLLLRMVQGIGGAGLILLGTTLIGDMFHGLDRSVAMGENASILSIATGVSPLAGGLLALISWNYPYLLFIFAIPLAVAVILMDCPTIQNDFSLNRYVADIWFLIKRPRPLALFGAGILTFVSLYGGILTYLGILLNKNFGAGSSMIGLYLSVMSLAAAISSSQAGRLHKRFLKSYLVLAGFTFYAFSLFLIPFAKSLPELFLPVVLFGIGHGINMPSLQTIATELAPDRYRGSLVSLFGLAMRIGQTIGPPILGIMPNLNSVFWITGGIVIILPSFGYIAIRLAHGQDAI, encoded by the coding sequence ATGATTAATACCATTCGACCAGTTCATAAAAATGCAAGTCTCTGGATCATTTTCGCCACAACGTTCATAAGTACTATGGGCGTGAACTTAATTGCACCTGCCCTCCCAGCGACTGCTGCAGCTCTGAATATACCTAAGGTAAATCTTGGTTGGCTAATTACCACTTTTACTTTGCCTGGATTGCTACTAACGCCACTGATAGGTATGCTTGCCGATAAATACGGAAGAAAGCAGGTTCTGGCTCCCAGCTTAATTGTGTTTGGCCTTGCCGGAAGCGGTTGCTTCCTGGCAAAAAGCTCAGAGATGCTCCTTTTACTTAGAATGGTGCAGGGTATAGGCGGAGCCGGGTTAATATTGCTTGGGACCACGCTGATTGGCGATATGTTCCATGGCCTAGATAGGTCAGTAGCAATGGGGGAAAATGCGAGCATATTAAGTATAGCGACTGGCGTATCCCCTCTTGCCGGAGGTCTTCTAGCTCTAATATCCTGGAATTATCCCTATTTATTGTTTATTTTTGCGATTCCGCTGGCAGTAGCGGTTATCCTCATGGATTGCCCAACAATTCAAAACGATTTCAGCCTTAATAGGTATGTGGCAGATATCTGGTTTCTTATTAAAAGACCTCGTCCCCTTGCGCTTTTTGGCGCCGGTATTTTAACCTTCGTGTCCCTATATGGCGGTATTTTGACTTACTTAGGAATACTTTTAAACAAAAATTTTGGTGCTGGCTCTTCAATGATCGGATTATATTTAAGCGTGATGTCGCTTGCAGCGGCTATATCTTCTTCGCAGGCTGGGAGGTTGCACAAGCGATTCTTAAAATCGTATCTAGTGCTTGCTGGTTTTACCTTCTATGCTTTCTCGCTTTTCCTCATCCCCTTTGCAAAGAGCCTGCCAGAGCTTTTTTTGCCTGTAGTCCTCTTTGGCATCGGCCACGGTATAAATATGCCCTCACTACAAACTATTGCAACAGAGCTCGCTCCTGATAGGTATCGCGGAAGTCTTGTTTCGTTGTTTGGGCTAGCTATGCGCATTGGCCAAACCATTGGCCCTCCAATATTGGGCATTATGCCTAATCTAAACAGTGTCTTTTGGATAACCGGTGGAATTGTGATCATTCTTCCTTCATTTGGATACATAGCTATTAGGTTGGCGCATGGGCAGGATGCGATATAG
- the tusB gene encoding sulfurtransferase complex subunit TusB encodes MLHLINKSPFNSASLDSCVKVASKGSPILFIEDAIYGAMAGTAIESKITEIMKDHPIYALKEDLMARGVSNLIPGIKEIDYTGFVELVEQHKTCTWS; translated from the coding sequence ATGCTTCATTTGATAAATAAATCGCCATTTAATTCAGCAAGCTTAGATAGCTGTGTAAAGGTTGCTTCAAAAGGCTCACCGATTCTATTTATCGAAGATGCGATATATGGAGCAATGGCCGGAACAGCCATCGAGTCAAAGATAACTGAAATAATGAAAGACCACCCAATATATGCGCTAAAAGAAGATTTAATGGCAAGAGGCGTTTCTAATCTTATCCCAGGAATAAAAGAAATTGACTATACGGGATTCGTTGAGCTGGTCGAGCAACACAAAACCTGCACCTGGTCGTAA
- the tusC gene encoding sulfurtransferase complex subunit TusC — translation MLFMMRKAPYGTIYSFEGLEAVLVMGAYEQDISLLFIDDGVYAIKKGMDTSPLGIKDFSPTFRVLEGYDIEKLYIDKESMEARGLTLDDFVVEPEILDKDQITKLMEEQDVIFPF, via the coding sequence ATGTTATTTATGATGCGCAAGGCACCGTACGGGACAATCTACTCTTTTGAAGGTCTTGAGGCCGTATTGGTCATGGGCGCATACGAGCAGGATATCAGCCTTCTGTTTATCGATGACGGCGTCTACGCTATAAAGAAGGGAATGGATACATCTCCTCTTGGTATAAAAGACTTTTCCCCTACATTTAGGGTGCTTGAGGGCTACGATATCGAGAAACTTTACATCGATAAAGAATCGATGGAGGCAAGAGGGCTGACGCTGGATGATTTTGTGGTTGAACCAGAAATATTGGACAAGGATCAGATAACAAAGCTCATGGAAGAGCAGGACGTTATATTTCCGTTTTAG
- the tusD gene encoding sulfurtransferase complex subunit TusD, which produces MKFGVLVQEGPYHHESSDSAYNFVKAAMDKGHEIVGVFFYHDGVINSTKLTDPQQDDRHIQKRWSEIAEKGVDLVVCIAAAKRRGINDDVLAPGFRISGLGQLTEMAIKADRFVTFGA; this is translated from the coding sequence GTGAAGTTTGGGGTACTGGTTCAAGAAGGACCTTATCACCATGAGTCTTCGGATAGTGCTTATAACTTTGTTAAAGCCGCTATGGACAAAGGTCATGAAATCGTTGGCGTATTTTTCTACCATGACGGGGTTATTAATTCTACAAAGCTAACAGACCCGCAACAGGATGACAGGCACATACAAAAAAGGTGGTCTGAAATCGCAGAAAAAGGTGTCGATCTGGTAGTCTGCATTGCAGCTGCCAAGCGCAGAGGAATTAATGACGACGTTTTGGCTCCCGGTTTTAGGATCTCAGGTCTTGGACAGTTGACCGAAATGGCCATTAAGGCGGATAGATTTGTTACTTTTGGAGCATAA
- a CDS encoding TMEM165/GDT1 family protein, translating to MLAFISSMLLVAVAELGDKTQLLVLSFTTRYKLSKVLIGVGIALFGLQLLAVVAGQVLFRVVPINYLRIIIGISFIGFGIWIIKGEDEGKDVKTDASRLGAIASIALAFFLAELGDKTQLTTVSLAAKYHSFVGVWLGSTLGMIIADSAALVVGILAGRRLPQEKIRYFSATVLILFGILTLVQAFTS from the coding sequence ATGCTTGCATTTATATCTTCGATGTTACTGGTGGCCGTTGCTGAGTTGGGAGATAAGACCCAACTTCTTGTGCTTTCCTTTACAACGAGATACAAATTGTCAAAGGTGCTTATTGGAGTAGGCATAGCACTTTTTGGGTTACAGCTCCTTGCTGTTGTTGCCGGACAAGTATTGTTCCGGGTCGTACCAATAAACTACCTGCGGATAATTATAGGTATTTCATTTATTGGTTTTGGTATATGGATAATCAAAGGCGAGGATGAGGGCAAGGATGTCAAAACGGATGCGTCTCGTTTAGGTGCAATTGCATCAATAGCGTTAGCCTTTTTTCTTGCTGAACTAGGGGATAAAACGCAGCTTACAACCGTTTCGCTTGCTGCCAAGTATCACTCTTTTGTTGGCGTGTGGCTGGGTTCGACTCTTGGTATGATTATTGCCGATAGCGCTGCGCTAGTTGTTGGAATACTTGCTGGTAGACGGCTACCACAAGAAAAAATAAGGTACTTTTCAGCAACGGTACTTATACTCTTTGGTATATTAACGCTGGTTCAGGCATTTACCAGTTAA
- a CDS encoding universal stress protein: protein MEKNGNILVAFDGSESSINALRQTIRYSKINRKAVLVLTVQPPYEGELEYGLVKNIKAVFRKHGEKILSSAEAIAKEEGGRIEAILQEGQIYDVIADTARKRNCGLIVLGRRGLNKIDRVLMGSITARVIGFSPVNVLVVPNNAQVRWSRILLAVDGSQCSEVAAIKAIKMARDYNGELKVLSVVDVPPEVYPEAQDVIEAMIGEAREIVRNIEDLARLHSIRVESFIREGNAFEKIIELSNELKVDLICMGSHGRTGLRRLLVGSVTEKVIGGAARPILVVKD from the coding sequence ATGGAAAAGAACGGAAATATTTTAGTTGCCTTTGATGGTTCAGAGTCAAGCATAAACGCATTAAGGCAGACCATAAGGTACTCGAAAATAAACAGAAAAGCGGTATTGGTTTTAACCGTTCAGCCCCCTTATGAGGGTGAGCTTGAGTATGGGTTAGTCAAAAATATAAAAGCGGTTTTCAGAAAACATGGGGAAAAGATTTTATCGAGTGCTGAAGCAATCGCTAAAGAAGAGGGTGGCCGAATTGAAGCAATCCTTCAAGAAGGTCAGATATACGATGTAATTGCCGATACTGCGAGGAAGCGCAATTGCGGGCTTATAGTCCTGGGCAGGAGGGGACTTAATAAGATTGATAGAGTGCTTATGGGAAGTATAACGGCACGGGTTATTGGTTTCAGCCCGGTCAATGTACTAGTTGTACCGAACAACGCACAAGTTAGGTGGAGCCGTATATTGCTGGCGGTCGATGGTTCACAATGCAGTGAAGTGGCCGCTATCAAAGCCATTAAGATGGCGCGTGATTACAATGGCGAATTAAAAGTGCTCTCGGTAGTGGATGTACCACCGGAGGTTTACCCTGAGGCCCAGGATGTAATTGAAGCAATGATTGGAGAAGCGAGAGAGATCGTAAGAAATATAGAGGACCTGGCAAGGTTGCATAGCATTAGAGTAGAATCGTTTATAAGAGAAGGAAACGCGTTTGAGAAAATCATTGAGTTATCTAACGAATTGAAAGTAGACCTTATCTGCATGGGAAGTCATGGAAGAACAGGGCTTAGAAGGCTTCTTGTGGGAAGCGTAACTGAAAAGGTTATCGGTGGCGCAGCACGCCCTATACTTGTAGTTAAAGATTGA
- a CDS encoding TIGR02186 family protein, with the protein MKETSRLYAISPKTVAMAKTGNFEKYAVEIDWPYQAPPGQYKAIAYEVKDMKVSDVAQTNITVEQDGIVKAISTMARRNGALYGALSIIIALAVGFGISLVFKKI; encoded by the coding sequence TTGAAAGAGACCTCTAGATTATATGCTATATCGCCAAAAACGGTTGCTATGGCTAAAACCGGGAATTTTGAGAAATATGCTGTCGAAATTGACTGGCCTTATCAAGCTCCTCCCGGCCAATATAAAGCTATTGCTTATGAGGTAAAAGACATGAAAGTAAGTGACGTAGCGCAGACAAATATTACAGTTGAGCAGGACGGTATAGTCAAGGCAATATCGACAATGGCGAGAAGGAATGGGGCTCTATACGGAGCTCTATCAATAATCATTGCACTTGCAGTTGGTTTTGGCATCAGCCTAGTATTTAAAAAAATCTAG
- a CDS encoding TIGR02186 family protein — MEKEKTGIIIALLSMALLILLVFASTAFAQIIVNTNADDIKIRAFYHGGRVDISGKTDPGADVIVKITSSEEKTKLREKGKVGFFWLNKDPLIFERVPNLYLLYSTKDIPSILNREEMDKYVIGYPALKKHIEIVPVKNESEKTSGLTSL; from the coding sequence ATGGAGAAAGAAAAGACGGGCATAATAATTGCACTACTATCTATGGCCCTGCTTATACTTTTAGTATTTGCAAGTACCGCCTTTGCGCAGATCATAGTAAATACAAATGCCGACGACATAAAAATCCGTGCTTTTTATCATGGCGGCAGAGTTGATATTAGCGGCAAAACCGATCCTGGGGCCGATGTAATTGTAAAAATAACTTCGTCGGAAGAAAAAACAAAGTTGCGAGAGAAAGGCAAGGTAGGATTCTTCTGGTTAAATAAAGATCCGCTAATTTTTGAGCGCGTCCCCAATCTGTATCTTCTCTATAGCACGAAAGATATACCCAGTATCTTGAACCGGGAGGAGATGGATAAATACGTCATTGGATATCCGGCCCTAAAGAAGCATATCGAGATAGTTCCCGTAAAAAATGAGAGCGAAAAAACAAGTGGTTTAACGAGTTTATAA
- a CDS encoding sulfite exporter TauE/SafE family protein — MSSEVFLYLPVALTSVSTIVILSIGLSIGLLSGLFGVGGGFLITPILMMLGIPPTVAAASGASQMVGASASGTYTHWKLGNVDFKMGIYLLIGSFLGGVAGVYAVSILKSLGNADFIIKLTYVLIPLFIGTYMAFESLQSMRKAKTHAGREERSQEPSGFKKFLRSLPLQTDFEKSGVRHSLLLPITIGILVGLLAAIMGVGGGFIMVPIMLYVLDMPILVVVGTSLFQVLFTVIEVTFLSAYTNHTVDLILALLMLVGSSIGAQLGTKLSKKMDAEQLKILLALLILAVGIKVLTELTLSPTIRLALTS, encoded by the coding sequence GTGAGTTCTGAAGTGTTTCTCTACCTACCTGTCGCACTGACAAGTGTCAGTACGATTGTTATATTGTCAATTGGTTTGAGCATAGGTTTATTGTCAGGTTTGTTTGGTGTAGGTGGGGGTTTTCTAATAACCCCCATCCTTATGATGCTAGGGATCCCTCCTACTGTTGCAGCAGCGTCGGGCGCCAGCCAGATGGTAGGGGCATCGGCTTCAGGTACCTATACGCACTGGAAGCTAGGAAACGTCGATTTTAAAATGGGTATATATTTACTAATCGGAAGTTTCTTAGGTGGAGTAGCCGGCGTATATGCAGTGTCGATCCTAAAGTCGCTTGGCAACGCCGATTTTATAATAAAACTTACCTACGTTTTAATTCCCCTGTTTATAGGTACCTACATGGCATTTGAGAGCCTACAAAGCATGAGGAAAGCGAAAACCCACGCAGGTCGTGAGGAGAGGTCGCAAGAGCCGTCGGGATTTAAAAAATTCCTCAGGTCACTACCGCTGCAGACTGACTTTGAGAAATCCGGTGTAAGGCACTCGCTGTTGCTGCCAATAACCATTGGCATACTGGTCGGTTTACTGGCTGCCATAATGGGAGTCGGCGGTGGATTTATTATGGTGCCTATTATGCTTTACGTCTTGGACATGCCGATTCTGGTTGTTGTCGGAACAAGTTTGTTCCAAGTGCTATTCACGGTAATCGAGGTAACATTCCTATCCGCCTACACAAACCATACGGTTGATCTTATACTTGCACTGCTCATGCTGGTAGGTTCAAGCATTGGGGCACAGCTGGGAACCAAGCTAAGCAAAAAAATGGATGCAGAACAACTAAAGATATTGTTGGCGCTACTGATTCTTGCAGTCGGTATAAAAGTCCTAACCGAGCTTACGTTGAGTCCGACAATACGCCTGGCGTTAACTAGCTAG